Below is a window of Thermodesulfomicrobium sp. WS DNA.
TTGTCCGAGGCGCCGACCCGGGAAAAGATGCGGTCACACAGGCCGATGCGGGCGCTGGCGGCCGGGACGAAGCTGCCGATCTGGGCAAGGATGCAGGCAATGGCGGTTTGCCGCAGAATGGTGGACTTTCCCGCCATGTTGGGACCGGTGATGAGGAGCATCCGGGTGGGGTCTTCCAGGCGGATGTCGCTGGGGATGGTATTTCCCCGTCCCACGGCCGCCTCCACCACCGGATGTCGGCTTTGCCTCAGGACAATGTCCATGCCCTCGTGGATCTCCGGACGACACCAGCCGTGACGCAGCGCTGCCTCGGCCAAGGACTGGGCCACGTCCAGCCGGGCCAGGCGATCGGCCTGGGCGGTGAGGCGGGGGTGCCATTTTGCCAAGGTGGCGCGAAGTTCGGTGAAGAGTTCGTACTCCCGGGCCTTGCGCGCTTCGCAGGCCCCGAGGATGCGCTCTTCCAGTTTTTTGAGCTCGTCGGTGATGTAGCGCTCTGCGGTGGCCAGGGTTTGGCGGCGGATGAAATGGGCAGGGGCGCTGTCCGCCTGGGCACGGGAGAGCTCGAAATAATACCCGAACACCCGGTTGTACCCGAGCTTCAACTTGGGCAGGGCACTGCGCTCCTGCTCCTCCTGCAGCAGCCGGCCCAAGGCCTCTTCTCCGTGCTCCGAGAGCTCGAGGAGTTCGTCGAGACGGGGATCGAACCCGGAGCGGAAAATCCCGCCCTCGGTGATGAGCGCCGGCGGGTTGTCGGCCAGGGCGCGGGTGAGCAGGTCCGCGGCCTCGGCCAGATCGTCCCAGTGGTGCTCGATGGTCGCAAGCTCTTCCGGGAGCGGCTGCAGGCGGGCAAGCCATCCTCGCAGGCGGGGGAGAATCGTCAGCGTGTGACGGAGGGCCGCCAGATCTCGAGGGTTGGTGCGGTTCATATGGATGCGGGTGGCCAGCCGCTCCAGATCGTAGACGTCGTCCAAAAGCCGCGCCAAGGCTTGGCGCTCCTGGTCGTGGTCACGAAGAAACGCCACCGCATCGAGCATGCGCTCGATGGGCGCTTGGTCGCGCCACGGTTGGCGCAGCCTTGCGGCCAAAAGCCGCGCCCCCATGGGCGTGCGGGTGGCGTCCAGGAGGTGCCACAGGGTGCCCTTGCCTTTACGGCCGTCGAGGGTGCGAAAGATTTCCAGATTACGGGTGGTGAGGTCGTCGATGAGGAGCCCTGCCCGGATGTCCACAGGAGAAAACGGCTGCAGGTGGGTCGCAGGGCAGCGGTGGGTCATCTCCAGATAGCTCAAAAGCGCCCCACAGCAGCGCGTCAGCTGCGGCGTATCCTCTAAATCCAAGGCGCTGAGCGAGGCCACGCGCTGCGCGCTCTTCACCCGTTCTGCGGCAGATGCCAGGTCAAAATGGGCCAGCGGCCACCGGGTGATCCGACGGGCGGCAATGCCGGGGGGAAGCGGCGTCTGCTGCCGATCCGGCACGAGGATTTCCCGCGGCTCGATCTTGCTCAGCCAGGCCAGTACCGTGTCGGCGTCTTTGGCGGCAACCCCGCTCCACTGGCCGGTGGAAACATCGGCCCAGGCCACGGCAGCGCCATCGTCCTCGACGAGGACTGCGGCGAGAAAATTGGCGCTCTCCGCTTCCAGGCTGGCGTCTTCCACCACAGTACCCGGGGTGAGGACCCGGGTCACTTCCCGCCGCACCAGACCCTTGGCCTGGCGCGGGTCTTCCACTTGATCGCACACCGCGATGCTGTAGCCGCGCTCGAGGAGAATCCGGGAGTATTCATGCAAGGCATGATGAGGAATGCCGCACATGGGCACCGGATGTTCCGCATGAGGGTTGCGGCTGGTGAGCGCAATTTGAAGTTCTCGTGCCGCAATTTCCGCGTCTTCAAAGAAGAGCTCAAAAAAGTCGCCCATGCGAAAAAAGAGCAGCGCCTCGGGGTACTGCGCCTTGACCCCCAGGTACTGCTCCATCATGGGCGTCATCTTGGTTTGGGTCATAGAGAGACAACAAAGCGCCGGACACCCCAAGAGCGCGGAGCATCCGGCGCAGGATGGTTAGGCTGCGGACTCGGCATCGGGAGCGATGGACGATTCTTCTGCAGAAGTGGAGAGTGGGCGATGGGCCGCCACTTGGGCTTCCAACTCGGCCACCTGCTTTTTCAGGGCGCGAACCTGCCCGGCAAGACGCACCCGCTCCAAGAAGAAATAGAGCGTGCACAAAACCGCGCCCACCAGGAATGCGGTGAGAATAGTGATGTAATACGGCGTTCCAGGCATCTGGATATGAACACCGAATGCAGACAAACTCAAAGAGAGCTCCTGCATCAGGGCGTCATGATTTTGGACCACGAAGAGCATGGAGAGAAAAAAGAGGAGCACCAGACCAAGGACTTTGAGATACCGCATAGGTCACCTCGGAGATTGAAGGTTGAGAAAAAGAGGACGAAGCTTTGCATACGTGGAGCGCAAATGCTCCGGGATAACCGAAACTTCACTCATGATCGCCATAAAAGAGTGATCTCCATTCCAGCGCGGAACGAGATGCACGTGGAGATGCTCACGGATTCCTGCACCGGCGGCTTCACCAATATTTACTCCAATATTGATGCCATGGGGATGGAACGCAGTCTCCAACACCTTTGCGGAAATTTGAACATAATCCATGAGTTCATGAAGTTCAGATGTAGAGAGTTCTGTGATATGGTGAACGTGCCGATATGGGGTGACCATGACATGTCCACTGCTATACGGATAGATATTCATGATTACAAAACAATGTTGCGCACGGCACAAGACAAAGCGATCTTCGTCTTCTTCGGTGGTTTCCGGAAGACAAAAGACACAGGTGTTGGGCTTAGGGCCGAGGATGTATTCGATGCGCCACGGGGCGTAGAGGGTTTTGCGAATCATAGGATTTGGCTCAAAAACTTTTGCGTGCGGGGATGCTTGGGGGCGGTAAAGAGCTGCTCGGGCGGGGCGACTTCCAGGATCTGTCCCTGATCCATGAACACCATGCGGTCCGCCACTTCGCGGGCAAAGCCCATCTCGTGGGTGACCACCACCATGGTCATGCCTTCCCGGGCGAGCTGGGTCATGACGTCGAGCACCTCACCGATCATCTCTGGATCCAGGGCCGAAGTGGGCTCGTCAAACAGCATGATTTTGGGCTGCATGGCAAGGGCCCGGGCAATGGCCACCCGCTGTTTCTGTCCACCGGAGAGCATGGCGGGATAGACGTCCGCCTTGTCACGGATACCCACTTTGTCGAGCAAGGCCATGGCAAGGTTTTTGGCTTCGAGCTCCGGCATCTTTTTGAGCTTCATGGGGGCCATGATGATGTTTCCCAGAACCGTCTTGTGGGGGAAGAGGTTGAAGTTCTGGAAGACCATGCCGAGCTCCTGGCGGATGCGATTGATATCGTGTTCCCCGGAGTGCACATTTTTGCCATCCACGATGATCTGGCCCGCATCGATGGTTTCGAGGCGATTGATGGTCCGCAGCAATGTCGATTTCCCCGATCCACTGGGGCCGATGATGACGACTTTTTCCCCGGTGGCGATATCGAGGCTGACATTGGACAATGCCTGCAAGCTGCCAAAATATTTGAAGACGTTTTGAATCTGGATGATCGGTTCAGGAGCGTTCATAATAATCGAGTTTGCTTTCCATGCGGCTCACCGCCTTGGAGAGAATCAAGGTGATGATGAGATAGACAAGCGCGACAACGGTATATGCCTCGAAATAGAGGAAGGACTCACTGGCAAATTCTCGTCCCCGGCGCAGGATGTCCGACACCGCGAGGATGGATACCAGAGAGCTATCTTTGAGCAGGGCGATAAATTCATTGCCCACTGGCGGCAAAATCGTGCGCCAGGCCTGCGGCAAGATGACCAAGGCCATGGTTTGCGCCCGATTGAACCCCAATGACCGGGCTGCCTCGGTTTGCCCTTTGTCAATAGAATCGATGCCCGCCCGAAACACTTCGCCCATGTACGCGCCATAGCAGATCCCCATGGCAAGCACGGCGGCAGTCAGCGGCGGCAAGGAGCTGAAGGACTCGATGCGGCCTAGGGCATAGTAAATGTAAAAAAGCTGGACAAGGAGGGGGATCCCGCGGATCACCTCCACGTAGGTGGAGGCTATGAGATTGAAAAACCGATTACGGGAAAGCCGCCCAAGCCCGGTCACCAATCCAAGCACCAAGGAAAGCAGAATAGACAAAAATGTCACCTGAAAGGTAACGACGATTCCATCCGGCAAAAAAGAAAGAATATGGAAATAGGGTGATGGATAAAAAACGCAAAGGTAGGTCAATACAGCGATGGCGCCAATGAAAGAAACCCACCAGGCGGTAAAGAGGCCATGGTCCTTTTTGGATGGAATTGCAGCGCCATCGCCAATATCAATTTTGACTGGTTGTGGGTGGCTTTGTTGATTCATAGGTTTTTTTACGGATATTGAAGAAAAAAGGTCATGCCGGAAGCAGGGCCTCCGGCATGACGGATTTTAGTTGTTCTTTTTGAACCATTTGGCGTAAATGGCGTCATATTCCCCATTTGCTTTGATCTTTTTGAGGCCGTCGTTGATGAGCTGGAGGACTTCGGCGTTCCCCTTCTTGACCGCAATGCCCAGATATTCCGGCTTGTCGGAAGCGATGGTGAAGGCAAGGGTCAATTTTTGGGAATACTGGGGATGCTGGAGGGCGTAGTCTGAAGCCACCGGGCTGTCGGCAATGACGGCATCCAGCCGTCCATTGTACAGGTCTTCCACTGCCAGACCGATCTCGTCATAGGATTTGGCCTGGGCCCCGTCGATGGTCTTGGCCACGAAATATCCTGTGGTCCCCATCTGGGAGGCGATGGTTTTGCCCTTGAGGTCTTGGATGGAAGCGATCTTGGCGCCTTTGGCCGTAATCACGCCCTGCTGCACCTCAAAATAGGGCTCGCTGAAGTCCATGGCCTGTTTGCGCTCTTCCGTAATGGACACGGAGGATGCCACGGCGTCGTACTTGCCGGCAGCCAGTCCCGCAAAGATGCCGTCCCAGGCCGTATTTTTGAGTACCGGCGTAAATCCTGCCGCCTTTCCAATGGCGCGCACGATGTCCGGACCAAAACCGACGATCTGTTTGTTGGCATCGAGCATCTCCATGGGCGGATAGGTGGCGTCCACGGCAAAGACGATTTCTTTGGCCAAGGCAGGGGAGCCGAGGCAGGCAAGAAGCATCAGGGCAACAAGGGCGCGTCGCAGCATCTTTCTTCCTCCATAAAGGTAACAGGTTTGCGAACTGTTCGTCCCGCCGAGGGGGGCGAAAAAACGTTCGCTGTTGCCTAAAGAATGCCGGCACTTCGGTCAAGGGAGCGCGCTTTTGGGCGTGGTTGTCCCCACACCCGGGCAAGCCGGGCCACGGCTTGCAGTTGCTCTTCCCGGCTGCTCCAGGAGCCATTGAGGAGCCCCCGGCGCACTGCCCGCAGAATTCGACCGTACACCGGGCCTGGAGGGATCCCCAAGGCGGCGATGTCCGCTCCGGAGACGAGCAGCTTCATATCCCGAAGTGTTGTGATGTAGAGGGAAATATTGCGCTTGACGTCATGATTGGCGCTTCGGGCCATGGCATAGAGCAGTCCTTCGAGGGGGAGCGGCTCCAAGATTTCGGCGAGACGTGACCGAGAAAGTCCTCGACGCAGCCCCTGCTCCAGACCCATGAGGGCGCCACGCACCTGATAGCGCAGCCCGGAAAGCATGGAATGCTGCTTTTGCGACACGCCAAAGCGCTGCGCCAGCCGAGAAAAGTCGGCGGCTTCCATGCCTGAACACAAGGCAAGGAAGTAGACAATCCATGCCTTGGGGCGTTCGGAACGGTACAAAAGGCCGTACCAGGTGAGCACGCGTTCGATTTCCCGCAAGAATGGTTCTTTGGTTGTGGGAAAATGGATCGCTGGATGGATCTGCTGCAGCACCCCTAAAGAACGGAGTCGTAGGAGTGAATCCACAGGAGCTGCGTCACTCAAAAGCAGCACCAGTTCATGCAGGATGCGTCCACCAGACAGACGCTGAAAAAGATTATGGCGCAGGGCGTTTTTGATCAGCCGCTCGGTTTGGACATTGATGGAAAAACGAAAACGTTGTTCAAAACGCACGGCACGAAGGATACGGGTAGGGTCTTCCACGAACGAAAGGGAATGGAGCACGCGGATGACCCGATCTTTGAGGTCTTGCTGGCCGCCGAAAAAATCCACCAACAAGCCGAAATGTTCGGGATCCAGATGGACCGCCAGGGTGTTGATGGAAAAATCCCGGCGAAAGAGGTCCATCTTCAGGGAGGAAAGCTCCACCACCGGCAAGGCCGCAGGGTACTCGTAGTACTCCAACCGGGCAGTGGCGACGTCGATCTTCTCTCCCCCGGGCAGGATGATCACCGCAGTATGGAATTTGGGATGGGGACGTACGCGTCCTCCCAATTGCTTGCCCAAGGCGTGTGCAAAGGTGATGCCTTCACCTTCCACCACCAGGTCGATGTCGTCGTTGGGATTGCCAAGGAGGATGTCGCGGACAAATCCTCCCACGGCGTACACCGGCATCGCCAACTCTTGGCCCACGCGGCCGGCGGTCTCCAGCAAGGCCACGGTGGCAGGGGAGAGCCGTTCGCGCAGCAGGTGGGCAATGGAGCGCTCGGTGCGTCGTCCAGGGAGCAGGGATTCCGGGATGCGGGCAGGCTCCTGCACCAAGAGGTGGATGAGGTCCGTGCGGGTGACGACCCCCACCATGGTCTCGGCACGCATTACCGGCACCAACCGCTGGCGCTGGCCGAGGATGATCTCCATCACCGCGTAGAGGTCCTCGTCTTCAGCGACCGTGCGGATCTCTTCCTGCATATACTCCCGCACCCGTTCCTCCCCCAAACCATGGGCCACGGCCTTGTCCGCCACGGCATGCTCGATGACGCCCACCGGCGTTTGCCCCTCCATCACCGGCAAGGCCTTGAACCCGTAGCGGGTCATGATGTTCGCGGCCTCTTTCAGGGGCTGCTTGGCATCGATGCCCACGGCTGGGGCGGACATGAAATGCCGCACCAGGCGGCTGCGGTGGATGGCAGAGTAGAGCAGGGCAAAGAGTTCGTCTTTGATTTGTGCCAGTGTGCGGTCCTTGATGGAGGCCGATGCCGCATAGGGGTGGCCGCCGCCGCCAAAGGAGCGGCAAATGAGTCCTGCATCCACCTCGGCGATCTTGCTTCGGGCCACGAGCTGCACGCGGTCCGCCATGCGGCAGAGGGCAAACAGCACGCGGATGTTTTCCATCTCCATGAGCTTGTGCGCCAAAAGGGCAAAGTCCGCCATGTAGGTCTCAGACTCGGCCTCCGCCACCACAATTTCGAGACCGTTGATGGTGTGGGTGACCGCGGAGTCCAGCAGACGCGAGAGCAGTGTCAGCTGCTCCGCAGAAAGGTCGCGGCGCAGGATATCGTGAATGATATCCAGATCCATGCCACACGCCCGAAGCCAGGCGGCAGCCTGAAAATCGTGCTCGGTGGTGGAAGAAAAGGTGAAGTGTCCGGTATCTTCGTAAATGCCCAGGCCAAGAATGGTTGCTTCGTCGGGGCTCACCGTGATGCCGCGATCCCGGAGTTCATGCACTAAAATACTCGTGGTCGCTCCCCATGGAAGAATGATGGATTTTTCTGCATGGATATCGTTCGTTTCTCCGAGATGATGATCATAGATATGCACTGTAGCCTTTTCGAGAAGGTGCTCCACATGGGGGATACGACTTTTTTGCGCCGTATCGACGACGACAATTGTATTGATATGTTGCTGTTCGACATCTTTGATGTTTTGGAATTGAAAAAGATACATGACGCTTTGCAAAAAATAGTTGCGAAGCGCACTTTCTTGACTCCCTGGGAAGATGAGCGCCGCATGTGGATAGAGTTTGGAGGCTGCGATCATGGCCGCCAAGGCGTCGAAATCCGCGTTGGCATGACAGGTGATGATGGTAGTGACCGGCTCGCTCATGGGTCGTTTCGGGGGTGATGCAGGTGATGGAGGGCGCGCAAACGGCTCGTATGCACATGGGTGTAGATGGTGGTGGCGGTGATATCGGCGTGTCCGAGAAGGATCTGCACGGTGCGCAGGTCCGCTCCGCCTTCCAGGAGGTGGGTGGCAAAGGAGTGGCGCAGGGTGTGTGGAGAAATGGTGATGGAGATCCCGGCGGCCTGGGCATAGCCTTTGATGAGCTTCCAGACTCCTTGCCGGGAAAGGGAGCGTCCAAAGCGGTTGACAAAGATTTTTGGGACTTGGGGGCGGAGACGGGGGCGAAAAACCTTCAAGTATCGCTCGAGGCTGTGCGCGGCGACCTCGTGCAGCGGGGCGAGGCGTTCGGCATCGCCCTTGCCGATGACCCGGATGACGCCGGCTTGAACATCCACGTCCTTCACGTTGATGGAGATGGCCTCGGAGACCCGCAGCCCCGCTGCGTACAGGATCTCCAGTAAAGCGCGGTCCCGAGCCCCCAAGGCGGTGGTGGGATCCGGCGCGGCGAGCAGGGCGGCCACGTCCTCTTGCGAAAGGACGGCGGGGAGTTTTCGGGGGATGCGGGGGCTGTCCACCAGACGCGCGGGATTGGGACCGCCATGGGTTTCTTCCACAAAGGCGAAAAAGCCTCGCAAGGCGGAGAGCTGGCGGGCGAGCGTGCGTGGGGTTACCCCTTGGGCCTTGCGGCTGGCGAGGTATGCCAGGACGATTTCGGCATCGATGTGTTCGAGCAGGACTGTATCAGTCCCAGACAGCGCGTCCAAAAAGGCGGATACGTCCGCAGCGTAGGCAGTGACCGTGTTTTCGGACAGTCCCCGAATGACCGTCAAATGGGTGAGGTAGGCATCGAGCAGGGCATGCATGACAGGGGCCTTCGTACCCAAGGCGTCTTGCCGGTACAAGGGAAAATGAGTAGCGCCGTTGTCCATGACAACGACACCATGCCATGCCTTTTTGGGTTTGGGTTCCAACAAGGGCGAAAGCGAGCGGCTTCTTGCTGTGGCCCGAGACCGCATTGCCCGCATTCCGCAGACCACTCTCGTGGCGGCGTCCTCCGTATACCGGACCCAACCGCAACTGTACGCCGACCAGCCATGGTTTTGGAATCAAGTGGTGCGGGTGCAGACAGCGCTCTCCCCCGGGGAACTCCTGGCGGCCACCCAAACCATCGAAGCGGAATTGGGACGCAATCGCCGCCAGGAGGAGCGTTTTGGTCCGCGCACCATGGATATCGACATCCTCATGTTTGGAGACCTTCAAGTGCAGGACGAGGTTCTCACCATACCGCATCCGCGGCTTGTGGAGCGCGCTTTCATGCTCGTGCCGCTTTTGGAGCTGGAACCTCAAGCGATCTTGCCCGACGGTACCGTGTTGCGCGAGGCGCTCGATCATCTTTCGTATACCTGGAGTAATGACCAGATTTGGCAAGCAAACTAAGGAGTATTCATGATCAAGTTTATCGTTTTCATTGCCGCTGGGTTTATTTTGTACAAGCTCGTCGTGGGCGATCGTCGCAAAAAGGAACAATTGCGCAAGGAAACCCAGCGGACCATGGAAAAGGAAGGTGTCCTCGTCAAAGATCCCATTTGTGGAACTTATGTGTCCAAGGATTCCGACATTCGGGTCAAAAACGGCGATCAGACCTTCTGTTTTTGTAGCTACGAGTGCCGGGAAGCCTATCTGGAAAAAATTCAGAAAAAAGTCGATCCGGAAAATACATAATGTAAATTATGTAAACTTAAAAATCACCAGCTATCTTTGGAGAAAACACCCATGGCATTGCACTCGCGGATTTCCTTCGTTCTCCCATGGACGGTGGGACTCATCGTCTTTTTCGCGGCATCTGCCTGTATGGCTTCTTCTGCGCCGCAAAACACGCCGAACTCCACGATACCAACGGCATCGGCCCCTTCCACGGCATCTGCCGAGGAGCCTGCGGTGAACGCTTCCAAGATTCCCCTCGACGTCCAAAGCATGGGGGCGGATAGCGCAGGCGCACTCCTGGGCTTCAAGCTCAAGGAAGCGGTGCTGCAGAGCTCGTTTTTTACCTTGACGCCCGGGGGCAAGCGCTTTGTGCTGCGTCTTGTCACCAAACCCGAATTTGGCGATCGCCCTTATTTGAGCTCTGTTTATGCAGTCGCCCTCTTCTACCAAGAAGCTCCTGATATCCTTCCCTATTTTCTTGACGTGCGCTGCGGCATGGTGGATGCGGAAAACGTCCAAGCTGAAATCAATGCCATTTTCGATTGGACATCGGATCTCACCAAAAAATTTCGATACTTGCTTACCCAATAGCCCAAAGCAAAAAGCCGCATTGCACTTGCCTTTATCCTGGCGTTGGGGATAGAAGAAAGCCAAACCCTGGAGGTCCCCCATGACGCCAGATCGCCTATGGCAACGACAAGCCTGCTTCGAATCCTGCGAAGCCGAGGTGGAGGGTACGGGAGAACGGGTACTGTGCCATGTGCTCGACTATAGCTTTACCGGAGTGCGATTGGGGGTGGACCGACCATTGCCGGTAGGAGCGCGCTTGCGTGTTCGCCTTCGGGATGGGACGCAGGGGCCCCTGATTTCTCTTTTAGCACGACCAGCAGCCATCGCATGGTGCCGACCCGCCCCAGATCCTGGGCAATGGTTTTTTGAAATCGGGCTCCAGCTCGCGGATGCATCTTCTTCTCGTCCTCGGAAAGTTTGAAAATTTGTACCGACGCAGGGGTTGTCCTCCCGCTATCTCCTGGATAAGGCTGCGGATAGTCTTTGGCCAATACGCATCGTTGTATGCGCAAACCCAGGGGATATGCCTATGCGCCATACCATTCGTGATGCCGTTCGTC
It encodes the following:
- the xerD gene encoding site-specific tyrosine recombinase XerD, translated to MHALLDAYLTHLTVIRGLSENTVTAYAADVSAFLDALSGTDTVLLEHIDAEIVLAYLASRKAQGVTPRTLARQLSALRGFFAFVEETHGGPNPARLVDSPRIPRKLPAVLSQEDVAALLAAPDPTTALGARDRALLEILYAAGLRVSEAISINVKDVDVQAGVIRVIGKGDAERLAPLHEVAAHSLERYLKVFRPRLRPQVPKIFVNRFGRSLSRQGVWKLIKGYAQAAGISITISPHTLRHSFATHLLEGGADLRTVQILLGHADITATTIYTHVHTSRLRALHHLHHPRNDP
- a CDS encoding amino acid ABC transporter permease, which produces MNQQSHPQPVKIDIGDGAAIPSKKDHGLFTAWWVSFIGAIAVLTYLCVFYPSPYFHILSFLPDGIVVTFQVTFLSILLSLVLGLVTGLGRLSRNRFFNLIASTYVEVIRGIPLLVQLFYIYYALGRIESFSSLPPLTAAVLAMGICYGAYMGEVFRAGIDSIDKGQTEAARSLGFNRAQTMALVILPQAWRTILPPVGNEFIALLKDSSLVSILAVSDILRRGREFASESFLYFEAYTVVALVYLIITLILSKAVSRMESKLDYYERS
- the folK gene encoding 2-amino-4-hydroxy-6-hydroxymethyldihydropteridine diphosphokinase; protein product: MTTTPCHAFLGLGSNKGESERLLAVARDRIARIPQTTLVAASSVYRTQPQLYADQPWFWNQVVRVQTALSPGELLAATQTIEAELGRNRRQEERFGPRTMDIDILMFGDLQVQDEVLTIPHPRLVERAFMLVPLLELEPQAILPDGTVLREALDHLSYTWSNDQIWQAN
- a CDS encoding amino acid ABC transporter ATP-binding protein, whose product is MNAPEPIIQIQNVFKYFGSLQALSNVSLDIATGEKVVIIGPSGSGKSTLLRTINRLETIDAGQIIVDGKNVHSGEHDINRIRQELGMVFQNFNLFPHKTVLGNIIMAPMKLKKMPELEAKNLAMALLDKVGIRDKADVYPAMLSGGQKQRVAIARALAMQPKIMLFDEPTSALDPEMIGEVLDVMTQLAREGMTMVVVTHEMGFAREVADRMVFMDQGQILEVAPPEQLFTAPKHPRTQKFLSQIL
- a CDS encoding transcriptional regulator is translated as MIKFIVFIAAGFILYKLVVGDRRKKEQLRKETQRTMEKEGVLVKDPICGTYVSKDSDIRVKNGDQTFCFCSYECREAYLEKIQKKVDPENT
- a CDS encoding CBS domain-containing protein, with translation MSEPVTTIITCHANADFDALAAMIAASKLYPHAALIFPGSQESALRNYFLQSVMYLFQFQNIKDVEQQHINTIVVVDTAQKSRIPHVEHLLEKATVHIYDHHLGETNDIHAEKSIILPWGATTSILVHELRDRGITVSPDEATILGLGIYEDTGHFTFSSTTEHDFQAAAWLRACGMDLDIIHDILRRDLSAEQLTLLSRLLDSAVTHTINGLEIVVAEAESETYMADFALLAHKLMEMENIRVLFALCRMADRVQLVARSKIAEVDAGLICRSFGGGGHPYAASASIKDRTLAQIKDELFALLYSAIHRSRLVRHFMSAPAVGIDAKQPLKEAANIMTRYGFKALPVMEGQTPVGVIEHAVADKAVAHGLGEERVREYMQEEIRTVAEDEDLYAVMEIILGQRQRLVPVMRAETMVGVVTRTDLIHLLVQEPARIPESLLPGRRTERSIAHLLRERLSPATVALLETAGRVGQELAMPVYAVGGFVRDILLGNPNDDIDLVVEGEGITFAHALGKQLGGRVRPHPKFHTAVIILPGGEKIDVATARLEYYEYPAALPVVELSSLKMDLFRRDFSINTLAVHLDPEHFGLLVDFFGGQQDLKDRVIRVLHSLSFVEDPTRILRAVRFEQRFRFSINVQTERLIKNALRHNLFQRLSGGRILHELVLLLSDAAPVDSLLRLRSLGVLQQIHPAIHFPTTKEPFLREIERVLTWYGLLYRSERPKAWIVYFLALCSGMEAADFSRLAQRFGVSQKQHSMLSGLRYQVRGALMGLEQGLRRGLSRSRLAEILEPLPLEGLLYAMARSANHDVKRNISLYITTLRDMKLLVSGADIAALGIPPGPVYGRILRAVRRGLLNGSWSSREEQLQAVARLARVWGQPRPKARSLDRSAGIL
- a CDS encoding LapA family protein, whose protein sequence is MRYLKVLGLVLLFFLSMLFVVQNHDALMQELSLSLSAFGVHIQMPGTPYYITILTAFLVGAVLCTLYFFLERVRLAGQVRALKKQVAELEAQVAAHRPLSTSAEESSIAPDAESAA
- a CDS encoding HIT domain-containing protein, with protein sequence MIRKTLYAPWRIEYILGPKPNTCVFCLPETTEEDEDRFVLCRAQHCFVIMNIYPYSSGHVMVTPYRHVHHITELSTSELHELMDYVQISAKVLETAFHPHGINIGVNIGEAAGAGIREHLHVHLVPRWNGDHSFMAIMSEVSVIPEHLRSTYAKLRPLFLNLQSPR
- a CDS encoding basic amino acid ABC transporter substrate-binding protein, which produces MLRRALVALMLLACLGSPALAKEIVFAVDATYPPMEMLDANKQIVGFGPDIVRAIGKAAGFTPVLKNTAWDGIFAGLAAGKYDAVASSVSITEERKQAMDFSEPYFEVQQGVITAKGAKIASIQDLKGKTIASQMGTTGYFVAKTIDGAQAKSYDEIGLAVEDLYNGRLDAVIADSPVASDYALQHPQYSQKLTLAFTIASDKPEYLGIAVKKGNAEVLQLINDGLKKIKANGEYDAIYAKWFKKNN
- the mutS gene encoding DNA mismatch repair protein MutS → MTQTKMTPMMEQYLGVKAQYPEALLFFRMGDFFELFFEDAEIAARELQIALTSRNPHAEHPVPMCGIPHHALHEYSRILLERGYSIAVCDQVEDPRQAKGLVRREVTRVLTPGTVVEDASLEAESANFLAAVLVEDDGAAVAWADVSTGQWSGVAAKDADTVLAWLSKIEPREILVPDRQQTPLPPGIAARRITRWPLAHFDLASAAERVKSAQRVASLSALDLEDTPQLTRCCGALLSYLEMTHRCPATHLQPFSPVDIRAGLLIDDLTTRNLEIFRTLDGRKGKGTLWHLLDATRTPMGARLLAARLRQPWRDQAPIERMLDAVAFLRDHDQERQALARLLDDVYDLERLATRIHMNRTNPRDLAALRHTLTILPRLRGWLARLQPLPEELATIEHHWDDLAEAADLLTRALADNPPALITEGGIFRSGFDPRLDELLELSEHGEEALGRLLQEEQERSALPKLKLGYNRVFGYYFELSRAQADSAPAHFIRRQTLATAERYITDELKKLEERILGACEARKAREYELFTELRATLAKWHPRLTAQADRLARLDVAQSLAEAALRHGWCRPEIHEGMDIVLRQSRHPVVEAAVGRGNTIPSDIRLEDPTRMLLITGPNMAGKSTILRQTAIACILAQIGSFVPAASARIGLCDRIFSRVGASDNLAQGYSTFMVEMIETARILRQATRRSLVILDEIGRGTSTFDGMSLAWAVAEELMRRHGGIRTLFATHYHELTALEASLPGVQNCTMAIKEWKGEIIFLHRLVPGPSDRSYGIEVARLAGVPAPVIQRAKEILRQLEARGKKTVSCTPLRFTDAPSQPSPHPVLRELQALSLASIAPDEALALVTRWKHLVETTP